The sequence CCACGGATGTAGGCTTGGAGGGCCAGGAATTCCATTGAACTAATGGGATCCGTAGAGATAAAATCTGCGGTCAAGCGTACCGCCCCGACCTTCGTGCTGCTGAGGCTGCGGGGTTCGTGGCCATCGCCCAAAATCAGTTCTGTGGATCCTCCACCAATGTCAATAATGACGTGGGGTTGGGCATTGAGCGTCATGCCAGAAAGGACACCGAGGTATATTCGGCGAGCTTCTTCTGGGCCAGAAATTAAGTTAATCCACAGCCCTAAGGCTTTTTCAACGGTCTGTAGGAATTCCTGGCCATTGGGGGCCTCCCGCACCGCGCTTGTGGCAACGGCAATAATCTCATCCGCGTGCAGACTAGTCGCAATTTCCTGGCATCGCTTGAGGGCTGTAATCGCCCGCTCCATGGCGGCAGGGGTGAGATTACCCGTCAGTTTGTCCCGATCGCCGAGCCGCACCGTTGATTTATCGCGAGCCACGATCGTAAAGGCCGGAATCGATGGCTGCACCTTGACCACCACCATGTGAATCGAGTTGGTGCCCACATCAATGGAGGCCAGAATGTAGTCACGATCGCTAGACAAATCAGAATGCATAACGGTGGGGGGCAGAGGCTGGCTGGAGTTCACCATAGCTACTTAAACGGTGAAAAAAGGAACAGGGACAACCGAGGAACTGGACTCAATGGGTTGACCCATGGGTTAATCCATTGAGATCGATAGATCGCAACCATTGGCTGCTCACAGGTATCTTACTGGCTTCTTCGATTTTTTTGATCAGGGAAAGGATAGCTTTTGAGTTCCCCCCCTCTTGTGTCACTTCCGATCGCCTCCTACGATAATTCCAGTTCGGTGCGTCCCATTCCTGAAATACCAGGTCAGTTGCCTAGGTGACTTCGTTCCCATTGCGTTTTGGACTTGTTGCGTCTTGGACTTGTTGCATCTTGGACTTGTTGTGTCTTGGACTTGTATGGCTATATTTCGCGATCGTCAGTCTCAATCCATGTCTCCCGAATCTCTTTGGTGGACGATTGTTCGTTTGCTGCGCTGGGATAAACCAGAAGGGCGATTAATTTTAATGGTGCCAGCCCTGTGGGCGGTGTTTTTGGCGGCTAGGGGCTATCCTTCCGCCTTACTGGTGGGGATTATTATCCTGGGATCCTTGGCAACGAGTGCAGCGGGCTGTGTGGTCAACGACCTCTGGGATCGCAACATTGATCCCCAGGTAGAACGCACGAAGAATCGCCCCCTCGCCTCCCGTGCCCTCTCGGTTCAGGTGGGAATCGGCGTCATGCTAGTTGGCTTTCTGTGCGCCTATGGCCTCGCCCTGTTTCTCAACCCCCTCACCTTTTGGCTCTGTGTGGCAGCGGTTCCTGTCATTGTGATTTACCCCGCCATGAAGCGGGTGTTTCCGGTACCGCAATTGGTGCTGTCGATCGCCTGGGGATTTGCGGTATTGATTAGCTGGAGTGCGGTCAGTTGTGGCCTCACCCCCAGTGCCACGGCTTGCTTAGGGCAGGAAACCTGGTTGTTGTGGGGGGCCACGCTGTGTTGGACGATGGGGTTTGATACGGTTTACGCCCTTTCCGATCGGGAGGACGATCGCAAGTTAGGCGTCAATTCCAGCGCGCTGTTCTTTGGCACCTATGCCCCCCAAGCGATCGCGGTCTTTTATATAGCCACGACGATCATCCTCGGCAAATTGGGGCAAGTGATGCAACTGGACTGGCCGTTTTGGGTCAGTTTAGCGATCGCGGCGATCGCTTGGGCTTGGCAAGCGCTGAAATTAACCCAACCGCGCATTCCCCATCCGTTCTATGCCGCCGCCTTTAAACAAAACGTTGGAATTGGGTTCGTCTTGCTAGCAGGCATGATTGCGGGTGTTTGGTGGAATGGGTGAAATTCAAGGGGTGGAATTAATTGACGTAATAATCGCGAGTCCCTTTTGCATCGATCGCTTCTCCTAGCCGCTGGAGCGCATGGACATAGGCCGCTGCCCGCATGGAAATTTTCTGGCGTTGAGCAATCTCCCAAATGCGCTCCGTTTCCTCAATGATTCTGCGCTGGAGACTTTGGTTCACCTCACCCAAAGACCAGTACATGCCATTGCGGTTTTGCACCCACTCAAAATAGCTCACGGTCACCCCGCCTGCATTGACCAGAATATCTGGAAATACCTGAATGCCTTTAGCTTCTAGAATGGCATCGGCCTGGGAGGTAATGGGGCCATTGGCCACTTCAAAAATGAATTTAGCCCGGATTTTATCAGCATTGTTAACCGTGATCTGTTTCTCCAATGCAGCTGGAATCAAAACATCCACATCTAAGGTGAGCAGATCTTCATTACTGATCACATCATGGGCAGTGAAGTTGCACACACTACCATCACAATAGACAGCTTGCAACTTGCGCGTTGATTCTTTCAATTGTCGTAATGTTGGAATATCCAATCCAGATTTGGCATAGAGACCACCTTGGGAATCGCTGATCGCAACGACTTGATATCCCGCTTGGTAGAGAAACTCCGCCAAAGCTGCGCCTGCATTCCCAAACCCTTGGATAGCAACTGTTGTATGTTGAGGCACCCGATCGAGCTTGGGCAACAGGGTTTGCATGACAAAAAATGCGCCCAGTGCCGTTGCATCCTCCCGCCCCAAACTGCCCCCGAGGGTGATTGGTTTTCCGGTGACGACCCCAGGGCTGTAGTGGCGTTTAATCGTGCTGTATTCGTCCATCATCCAACCCATAACCATGGCATTGGTGTAGACATCCGGGGCCAAAATGTCCGTGTCCACCCCAATAAAATCCGCGATCGCGCTAATGTAGCCTCGGCTCAACCGTTCCAATTCCATCTTGGACAACAGTTTGGGGTTAACCGTGATGCCGCCCTTCGCCCCTCCAAACGGGAGATTTAATGCGGCACATTTAAACGTCATCCAAAAGGCCAAGGTTTGGACTTCATCTAGGGTGACATTGGGGTGATAGCGCACACCGCCCTTGCCGGGGCCACGGGTATCGTCATAGCGCACCCGATAGCCTTGAAACACTTGTAGCGAACCATCATCCATCCGAACCGGGATAGAAACACTCAGGCTGGCCTTGGGAGATTGCAGCGATCGAATGGCATCCTCGGAAATCGTTGCATATTTGAGAGCTAGGTTCAGCCGTTGGCTCGCATCGGTTAGCAGAGAGGGGGATGGAGTGACTATTTGGTTCATACCAGGATCCTTTGAAGCGAACAGATATCACAGTAATGGAGTGAATGGAGTGAGATTATCGAACGAGATTATGGCGCGCAGTGATGAAGTGAGGTCATGGCGTGAGTGAGATCATTCGAGGGATTGGAGATTGAGCCTCACAACGGTTTATTCACGAAAGTTTATTGAAGGAGTCTAGATCAATCATAGAAAGGCTGAAATCGACTTGTCACACTGAAATAACAAATCTTGAGTCTACAAAATAATTTTCACCTTTCTAGAAAAAATGCCACACTTAACAGTGAATCATTGGAACAGTGAGTCATTAGACGGTCGGCCTTGGCTCAATCGTGGAATAAACAGTAGATTTGAGTAAACCTATGGTTTTCCAGATGCTGAGTTATCTCTAATCACCCATTCTCTCTAATCGCCCATTCTCCATAGGCGTTGTCAGGATAGCCGATCTACCAGCCGATCTACCATCGGTCGTAACCCCATCGGTTGCGAAAATCAGCTAACGAGAGATTTTTATTATTCAACTACCTTGTATTTTTTGTCCTATTTTCCATGATTGAGGTTATCCTAGCCGTTCTTTCCGTGTCCGCAGCGGCAGGTCTTCGGATCGCACTCCCACTGTTGATGATTGGGCTATTATCCGGCCCCCAACTGTGGCAACAAGTTCCTCTACTATCCATGCTCTCCCCCGCCTTAGTTTTAGGCGTTTTGGTAAGCTGGTCGTTCTTCGAGCTCATTGCCTCCAAGGATCGGGTTGGCATTCGACTCGTCCAAATCCTTCAATTATTTTGTAGCCCGATCGTCGGTGGCATTATGGGTGTCGCGATCGCCCGCGCCATGGATGCCCCAGC comes from Alkalinema sp. FACHB-956 and encodes:
- a CDS encoding Glu/Leu/Phe/Val dehydrogenase, which produces MNQIVTPSPSLLTDASQRLNLALKYATISEDAIRSLQSPKASLSVSIPVRMDDGSLQVFQGYRVRYDDTRGPGKGGVRYHPNVTLDEVQTLAFWMTFKCAALNLPFGGAKGGITVNPKLLSKMELERLSRGYISAIADFIGVDTDILAPDVYTNAMVMGWMMDEYSTIKRHYSPGVVTGKPITLGGSLGREDATALGAFFVMQTLLPKLDRVPQHTTVAIQGFGNAGAALAEFLYQAGYQVVAISDSQGGLYAKSGLDIPTLRQLKESTRKLQAVYCDGSVCNFTAHDVISNEDLLTLDVDVLIPAALEKQITVNNADKIRAKFIFEVANGPITSQADAILEAKGIQVFPDILVNAGGVTVSYFEWVQNRNGMYWSLGEVNQSLQRRIIEETERIWEIAQRQKISMRAAAYVHALQRLGEAIDAKGTRDYYVN
- a CDS encoding 4-hydroxybenzoate solanesyltransferase, with product MAIFRDRQSQSMSPESLWWTIVRLLRWDKPEGRLILMVPALWAVFLAARGYPSALLVGIIILGSLATSAAGCVVNDLWDRNIDPQVERTKNRPLASRALSVQVGIGVMLVGFLCAYGLALFLNPLTFWLCVAAVPVIVIYPAMKRVFPVPQLVLSIAWGFAVLISWSAVSCGLTPSATACLGQETWLLWGATLCWTMGFDTVYALSDREDDRKLGVNSSALFFGTYAPQAIAVFYIATTIILGKLGQVMQLDWPFWVSLAIAAIAWAWQALKLTQPRIPHPFYAAAFKQNVGIGFVLLAGMIAGVWWNG